Proteins from one bacterium genomic window:
- a CDS encoding ATP-binding protein has product MKERNFYVALLISVVVLALSFLLNLRFLKRSVDHVVFEDVKTLRSVLVSSLHTVIQTQKEQEFYVVKNLLKAEEWLSENPVPNYQNLRWLKEVTEISGILFLDLDLKPIGMFPPDAKIDSILAGFEKEALNQQDIYPYENDYSINLASRIGSKIAVLYVVRSDIMNRRLSAGTGELLNTLEKDRKIAYLALQDTQGIWFGVKVPEDLSDLDEDSPLVKVFEGKKSYSRVVKVSGEEVLEISMPFELPGVFKGIMRLGISRSYYTSAYKGFVRNLFLLHLLLLVFLAIALSLIYSRKRLQLKLASFDTLLSNVPLGIAIFDRDDTLIFANDEFYKILKMPKQKAKEIKLNEILPDLPVLEVYVKKDALKKLRYTAVPVFSTKNRRSATLLIVESTILEDKIERAERIELLGEMSAQVAHEIKNPLNSISMIIQRLNSEFLIHPEMESKELLSILMRETEKIKEIVNRFVSIMAPLKINWECVDLCEMVDELLAEFLAEFRAREINFRTVYKACPKILIDRFRFKEALRNLIRNSIEAISQQGEIKVAIVSKGEFVDVIVGDNGVGMDRDELMRAGNPFYTTKAKGSGFGLFFVRKVVEAHGGELIIKSVKNHGTVAVLRIPYGKDRRC; this is encoded by the coding sequence ATGAAAGAACGCAATTTTTACGTAGCTTTGCTGATTTCAGTTGTGGTGCTTGCGCTCTCTTTTTTATTGAATCTGAGATTCCTTAAAAGAAGTGTAGATCACGTGGTTTTTGAGGATGTAAAGACCTTGAGAAGTGTTCTTGTCAGTTCCCTTCACACAGTAATCCAAACCCAGAAAGAGCAAGAATTTTATGTGGTGAAAAATCTTCTAAAGGCTGAAGAGTGGCTTTCTGAGAATCCAGTGCCCAATTATCAAAATTTAAGGTGGCTGAAAGAGGTAACTGAAATTTCCGGTATATTGTTCCTCGATTTAGATTTAAAACCCATAGGGATGTTTCCCCCGGATGCTAAGATTGATTCTATTCTTGCTGGGTTTGAAAAAGAGGCCCTTAATCAGCAGGATATCTATCCATACGAGAATGATTATTCCATCAATCTTGCTTCGAGGATCGGAAGCAAAATTGCAGTCCTTTACGTCGTTAGAAGTGATATAATGAATCGCCGATTGAGTGCGGGTACAGGGGAACTTCTAAATACCCTTGAGAAAGATAGGAAAATTGCTTATCTTGCACTTCAGGACACGCAGGGTATCTGGTTTGGCGTAAAAGTCCCCGAGGATTTAAGCGATCTTGATGAGGACTCCCCTTTAGTAAAGGTTTTTGAAGGAAAGAAATCCTATTCAAGAGTAGTGAAGGTTTCAGGTGAAGAGGTTCTTGAAATTTCTATGCCTTTCGAATTACCAGGTGTTTTTAAAGGTATTATGAGGCTTGGAATATCCAGATCTTACTACACTTCGGCTTATAAGGGCTTTGTGAGGAATCTTTTTCTGCTTCACCTCTTGCTCCTTGTTTTCCTTGCCATTGCTCTTTCTCTTATATATTCAAGGAAACGCTTACAGCTTAAGCTTGCAAGTTTTGACACGCTGTTAAGCAATGTTCCCCTTGGTATAGCAATTTTCGATAGAGATGACACTCTCATTTTTGCCAATGATGAGTTTTACAAAATTCTGAAAATGCCCAAGCAGAAAGCAAAGGAGATAAAGTTAAATGAAATTTTGCCAGATTTGCCCGTTCTCGAGGTTTATGTCAAGAAAGATGCTCTTAAAAAGCTTCGATACACAGCGGTTCCTGTTTTTTCCACTAAGAATAGGAGGAGCGCAACATTACTGATTGTAGAGAGTACGATTCTGGAGGATAAGATCGAAAGAGCGGAGAGGATTGAATTACTTGGAGAAATGTCTGCACAGGTTGCACATGAGATAAAGAATCCTCTCAATTCAATAAGCATGATTATTCAAAGGCTTAATTCTGAGTTTCTAATTCATCCGGAAATGGAGTCAAAGGAACTTCTCTCTATTTTGATGAGGGAGACGGAAAAGATTAAAGAAATTGTGAATCGTTTTGTATCTATCATGGCACCTCTTAAAATAAATTGGGAGTGTGTTGACCTTTGTGAGATGGTCGATGAACTTCTTGCTGAGTTTCTTGCTGAATTCAGGGCTCGTGAAATTAATTTCAGGACAGTTTATAAGGCTTGCCCGAAAATCCTTATCGATAGATTTCGTTTTAAAGAGGCTTTGAGGAACCTTATTAGAAATTCTATAGAAGCTATTTCTCAGCAAGGTGAGATTAAGGTTGCCATTGTTTCAAAAGGGGAGTTTGTAGATGTAATTGTTGGAGATAATGGAGTGGGCATGGACAGGGACGAGCTGATGAGAGCAGGAAATCCCTTCTATACAACCAAGGCTAAAGGTTCGGGGTTTGGTTTATTTTTTGTAAGGAAGGTAGTGGAGGCTCACGGTGGGGAATTAATAATTAAAAGCGTTAAAAACCATGGAACAGTTGCGGTTCTGAGGATTCCCTATGGTAAAGATCGCCGTTGTTGA